In one window of Frigoriglobus tundricola DNA:
- a CDS encoding hybrid sensor histidine kinase/response regulator, translating into MTGLDPAELAQALFSEIGDALFLLDPETDQLIEVNPVALRLTGYARAELLGFSAAHLFRFEAPGGAQRLRGAFTKTMVFHGQDGFLLRTKGDAWVPVGLTVSRLHVAPKTLGLIIARDDRERRAALAQTRRMEAELRAVLGSSPAALWSAERAPGPDVFAGWQFRYVAPLLARTAGRPVEYFDGPFKWIEVVHAADREAYRTALRRLLTGGTEVEQLYRVQPADGGVRWVRDRLQVVRDASGRPVRLDGCVTDVTEQRRAEDALRQSEERFRALVEKSRDGILLVDERSDIRYATPALRSVLGYDPAAAVGRNWLALVHPDDRAAARERLADSLNRPGEDVPFTFRGAAADGALRVIEMNGVNRLDDPSVRAVVINYRDVTERDEAVRGRAREHALLEGLFASVPDIVVYKDRAGRLLGANPAFEALAGRPPAELVGTSCEELFTGEWAERVRAAEEGVLATGQTARCKEWVPYANGRKVLLDIALAPLRDDAGAPVGLIVVGRDVTEQDRLEDELRQSHKMEAVGRLAGGIAHDFNNLLTVVLGNLELVRSGAASGSEADDLLAGTERAARQAAELTKQMLGFARRQPLRTVTVDLNALVRDALSLLRRGIDPRVAVRFRPAADLCPVAADPVQVQQILMNLCLNARDAMPDGGTLTLETANDDGPPDAAPVRRVRLSVTDTGIGMTDEVRAKVFDPFFTTKGVGQGTGLGLAVVYGVAKAHGGWVDVTSAPGAGSRFDVYLPCAAATDERASAPGAPPDARKGSGQTVLVADDEAGVRDLARTALEMAGYRVLVAADGAEAVAVFRTAPARVALAVLDASMPRLSGRQVFAAIRKLDPAVKVLFASGYHDSGSGADAPGTHVLNKPYTPSELAAAVHDMLAAPR; encoded by the coding sequence ATGACCGGTCTCGACCCGGCAGAACTGGCTCAGGCGCTGTTCTCCGAGATCGGGGACGCGCTGTTCCTGCTCGACCCCGAAACCGATCAGTTGATCGAGGTGAACCCCGTCGCGCTGCGGCTCACCGGCTACGCGCGGGCCGAACTGCTCGGCTTCTCCGCCGCCCACCTGTTCCGCTTCGAGGCGCCCGGCGGCGCCCAGCGGCTCCGGGGCGCGTTCACCAAGACGATGGTGTTCCACGGCCAGGACGGGTTCCTCCTGCGCACCAAGGGCGACGCGTGGGTGCCGGTCGGCCTGACGGTGTCGCGGCTGCACGTGGCGCCGAAAACGCTCGGGCTCATCATCGCCCGCGACGACCGCGAGCGCCGCGCGGCGCTGGCCCAGACCCGCCGCATGGAGGCCGAGCTGCGGGCGGTGCTGGGCAGCTCCCCCGCGGCCCTGTGGAGCGCCGAACGCGCGCCGGGGCCGGACGTGTTCGCCGGCTGGCAGTTCCGCTACGTCGCCCCCCTTCTGGCCCGCACCGCCGGGCGCCCGGTCGAATACTTCGACGGCCCGTTCAAGTGGATCGAGGTGGTCCACGCCGCGGACCGGGAGGCGTACCGGACCGCCCTGCGGCGGCTCCTAACGGGCGGCACCGAGGTCGAGCAACTGTACCGCGTGCAGCCGGCCGACGGCGGGGTCCGCTGGGTCCGCGACCGGCTCCAGGTGGTGCGCGACGCGAGCGGGCGCCCGGTCCGGCTGGACGGGTGCGTGACCGACGTGACCGAGCAGCGCCGGGCCGAGGACGCCCTGCGGCAGAGCGAGGAGCGGTTCCGGGCGCTCGTGGAGAAGAGCCGCGACGGCATCCTGCTGGTGGACGAGCGGAGCGACATCCGGTACGCCACGCCGGCGCTGCGGTCCGTACTCGGCTACGACCCCGCGGCGGCGGTCGGGCGGAACTGGCTCGCCCTCGTCCACCCCGACGACCGGGCGGCCGCCCGCGAGCGGCTCGCGGACAGCCTGAACCGGCCCGGCGAGGACGTGCCGTTCACGTTCCGCGGGGCCGCCGCCGACGGGGCGCTGCGGGTCATCGAGATGAACGGGGTGAACCGCCTCGACGACCCGAGCGTGCGGGCGGTGGTCATCAACTACCGCGACGTGACCGAGCGGGACGAGGCGGTCCGCGGCCGCGCCCGCGAACACGCGCTCCTGGAGGGGCTGTTCGCGTCGGTGCCGGACATCGTCGTGTACAAGGACCGCGCGGGCCGGCTCCTCGGCGCCAACCCGGCGTTCGAGGCCCTGGCCGGGCGCCCGCCGGCCGAACTGGTCGGGACGAGCTGCGAGGAGCTGTTCACGGGGGAGTGGGCCGAGCGGGTCCGGGCGGCCGAAGAAGGCGTCCTCGCGACCGGGCAGACGGCCCGGTGCAAGGAGTGGGTGCCGTACGCCAACGGGCGCAAGGTGCTGCTGGACATCGCCCTGGCCCCGCTCCGGGACGACGCCGGGGCGCCGGTCGGGCTGATCGTCGTGGGCCGCGACGTGACCGAACAGGACCGGCTGGAGGACGAGCTGCGCCAGTCGCACAAGATGGAAGCGGTGGGCCGGCTCGCGGGCGGCATCGCGCACGACTTCAACAACCTGCTCACCGTGGTGCTGGGGAACCTGGAACTGGTGCGCTCGGGGGCCGCGAGCGGGAGCGAGGCGGACGACTTGTTGGCCGGCACCGAGCGGGCCGCCCGGCAGGCCGCCGAGCTGACCAAACAGATGCTCGGGTTCGCCCGGCGCCAGCCGCTCCGCACCGTCACCGTCGATCTGAACGCCCTCGTCCGCGACGCGCTCAGCCTGTTGCGGCGCGGCATCGACCCGCGGGTCGCGGTCCGGTTCCGCCCGGCCGCCGACCTGTGCCCGGTCGCCGCCGACCCGGTGCAGGTGCAACAGATCCTGATGAACCTGTGCCTGAACGCCCGCGACGCCATGCCCGACGGCGGCACGCTCACCCTGGAAACGGCCAACGACGACGGGCCGCCCGATGCGGCGCCCGTCCGCCGGGTCCGGCTCTCGGTGACCGATACGGGGATCGGCATGACGGACGAGGTGCGGGCGAAGGTGTTCGACCCGTTCTTCACGACGAAAGGGGTGGGGCAGGGGACGGGGCTGGGGCTGGCGGTCGTGTACGGCGTGGCGAAGGCCCACGGCGGGTGGGTGGACGTGACCTCGGCACCCGGCGCCGGGAGCCGGTTCGACGTGTACCTGCCCTGCGCGGCGGCGACCGACGAGCGGGCGTCGGCCCCGGGCGCCCCTCCGGACGCAAGAAAAGGGAGCGGGCAGACGGTTCTGGTGGCCGACGACGAGGCCGGGGTCCGCGACCTGGCGCGGACGGCGCTGGAAATGGCCGGGTACCGGGTGCTGGTAGCCGCGGACGGTGCGGAAGCGGTGGCGGTGTTTCGCACCGCCCCGGCGCGGGTGGCGCTGGCCGTTCTGGACGCGAGCATGCCGCGCCTGTCCGGCCGCCAGGTGTTCGCGGCGATCCGCAAACTGGACCCGGCGGTGAAGGTGCTGTTCGCCAGCGGGTACCATGACAGCGGCTCGGGGGCCGACGCCCCGGGGACGCACGTGCTCAACAAACCGTACACGCCGAGCGAACTCGCGGCGGCCGTCCACGACATGCTGGCCGCTCCCCGGTGA
- a CDS encoding DUF1501 domain-containing protein produces MLRVLGHPKRLCNGITRRDLLTAGSALGLTLPAFLRAGAGRTGPETAQGRDKHFGRAKACILLYLYGSPSQIELADQKPNAPVEVRGELKSIKSTLPGCDVCELLPHTSRVMHNVTVVRSVTHPYPIHGVAYATTSVPEIDVAMELAPHDARHWPFIGSAVAHLEHRKNPASARKPVPDNIALPFPFSSQRTGEVQRAGPYPAFLGNQFSPHFTRFHGAATAKIAKTLADRTVEFDEPYAGVSPDSYFALGGEPAADITLDRLNTRKSLLGQMEDARRGRDAAYGSRGPRDPFRELAYSLVGSNVARNALDVRREPAKTRASYGHMLFGQSCLAARRLVEAGSRFVTVFWDEFGLAGSGWDTHWEHYPRMRNELMPGLDRGFSGLIADLDQRGMLDETLVLVLSEHGRTPKLNSAKGAGRDHWSQAYSVLLAGGGIARGKTVGKTDSIGGTVVDRPVSPKDVLATAYHLLGYDLETTLTDKTSRPVPIVPGGQVLRDVLA; encoded by the coding sequence ATGCTGCGCGTCCTCGGACACCCGAAGCGACTGTGTAACGGCATCACCCGCCGCGACCTCCTCACCGCCGGTTCCGCTCTCGGGCTGACGCTCCCGGCCTTCCTCCGCGCCGGCGCCGGGCGCACCGGTCCCGAAACGGCACAGGGCCGGGACAAGCACTTCGGCCGGGCCAAGGCGTGCATCCTGTTGTACCTGTACGGTTCGCCCAGTCAGATCGAACTCGCCGATCAGAAGCCGAACGCGCCGGTGGAGGTGCGGGGCGAGCTGAAGTCCATCAAAAGCACGCTCCCGGGCTGCGACGTGTGCGAACTGCTCCCGCACACCAGCCGCGTGATGCACAACGTGACCGTGGTGCGGTCGGTCACCCACCCGTACCCGATCCACGGCGTCGCGTACGCGACCACGTCGGTTCCCGAAATCGATGTCGCGATGGAACTGGCCCCGCACGACGCCCGGCACTGGCCGTTCATCGGGTCCGCTGTCGCGCACCTGGAACACCGCAAGAACCCCGCGAGCGCCCGAAAGCCCGTCCCGGACAACATCGCGCTGCCGTTCCCGTTCAGTAGCCAGCGGACCGGCGAGGTGCAGCGCGCCGGCCCGTACCCGGCGTTCCTCGGTAATCAGTTCAGCCCGCACTTCACCCGCTTTCACGGGGCGGCGACGGCGAAAATCGCCAAGACACTGGCCGACCGCACGGTCGAGTTCGACGAACCGTACGCCGGCGTCTCACCGGACTCCTATTTCGCGCTGGGCGGCGAGCCGGCGGCCGACATCACGCTCGACCGGCTGAACACCCGAAAGTCGCTGCTCGGCCAGATGGAAGACGCCCGGAGGGGCCGGGACGCGGCCTACGGGTCGCGCGGACCGAGGGACCCGTTCCGCGAACTGGCGTACTCGCTGGTCGGCTCGAACGTGGCGCGGAACGCGCTCGACGTGCGCCGCGAGCCCGCGAAGACGCGGGCGAGCTACGGGCACATGCTGTTCGGCCAGAGCTGCCTCGCCGCCCGGCGGCTGGTGGAGGCCGGGAGCCGGTTCGTCACGGTGTTCTGGGACGAGTTCGGACTGGCCGGGTCCGGGTGGGACACCCACTGGGAACACTACCCGCGGATGCGGAACGAACTGATGCCGGGCCTCGACCGCGGCTTCTCGGGCCTGATCGCGGACCTCGATCAGCGCGGGATGCTCGACGAGACGCTGGTGCTGGTTCTGAGCGAACACGGCCGCACGCCGAAGCTGAACAGCGCGAAGGGCGCGGGCCGGGACCACTGGTCGCAGGCGTACTCGGTGCTCCTGGCCGGCGGCGGCATCGCGCGGGGCAAGACGGTGGGCAAAACCGACTCGATCGGCGGCACCGTGGTCGATCGCCCCGTCTCGCCGAAAGACGTGCTCGCGACCGCGTACCACCTGCTCGGCTACGATCTCGAAACGACCCTGACCGACAAGACGAGCCGCCCCGTGCCCATCGTCCCCGGCGGACAGGTGCTCCGGGACGTGCTGGCGTAA
- a CDS encoding protein kinase domain-containing protein codes for MTAPAEAGPVPDSDRTQAAPEPGASAETVVGNPDRLRAFRHTFGPPAAPGEVGTLGPYRVVKQLGRGGMGAVYAALDTRLDRRLALKVMLPDCAADAEAKERFLREARAAAQVAHDNVVTVFEADERDGVPYIAMQYLEGYPLDEFLKRKGCPTVPQVLRIVRETAAGLAAAHKIGLVHRDIKPGNLWLEAPGGRVKVLDFGLAKPVHTAAELTARGMVVGTPAYMSPEQARGHTVDARSDLFSLGAVMYRLCTNRLPFEGPTAMAVLMALGTEEPVPVRERNPAVPEPVAALVHQLLAKAPADRPQSAAEVLKRVQAVAQGTGASQVVVTPAPRVVYVPIHVTAVAAANPFTDLDAPVAEPAPPAPVAAPDAPPAPKKARRSWLWPAVGAAVALAAAAVAAAAVIGNTSAGPKPEAPDSTPVATKGRDERPPLAAGPKPATGEPDRKAAEWVLSLGGAVRVDGQPHFISYAAELPKGRYTLTTANLAGMAVTDDDLARLKDCKGLTGVALQETKVTDAGLAHLKDVPGLQLLNFDGTALTDAGAAQIKRHSKLTVLYLSRTKVSDAGLAHLKELPGLQELYLNDTRVTDAGLAHLTDLKALSVLALSSTAVTDAGLTRVKELRELTQLFLSATSVSDTGLAQLKELKRLKVLELNETPVTDAGPDHIKGLNQLESLSVRGTKVTDAGLAHLAGHPSLRSLRLTSTAVTDTGMAHLRTLRALSELHLDITEVTDAGLVHLNGRAGLAYLNVSKTRVTERGARALHASVPGCQIISDAGIFSAPSPDRAAADWVRSIGGAARGRPGPNDAFALTRVNISRAHFGDPELVYLKNLKELEQLHLDDTPVTDAGLARLKDLKTLKVLDLSGTALTDAGLAHLNGFEHLHWLHLGRTALTDAGLDRLKELKGLKLVHVGGTMVTEPGIKEFQAAVPGCVVEREGGLVPPGDYDRATAEWVLSCGGTVRIRGQDREIKAGADLPGDRFVLTGADLSKRPVADAHLVRFRNCAGLTSLSLQETKVTAAGLAHLTGLKGLKELHVTETGVTATALAEFRAAVPGCRIESDGTSERKK; via the coding sequence ATGACCGCCCCCGCCGAAGCCGGCCCGGTGCCCGATTCCGACCGCACCCAGGCCGCACCCGAGCCCGGCGCGAGCGCCGAAACCGTCGTGGGTAACCCGGACCGGCTCCGGGCGTTCCGGCACACGTTCGGCCCGCCGGCCGCCCCGGGCGAGGTCGGCACCCTCGGCCCGTACCGCGTCGTCAAGCAACTCGGGCGGGGCGGAATGGGGGCGGTCTACGCCGCCCTCGACACGCGCCTCGACCGCCGGCTCGCGCTCAAGGTGATGCTCCCGGACTGCGCCGCCGACGCCGAGGCCAAGGAGCGGTTCCTCCGCGAGGCCCGCGCCGCCGCCCAGGTCGCGCACGACAACGTGGTAACGGTGTTCGAGGCCGACGAGCGCGACGGGGTCCCGTACATCGCCATGCAGTACCTCGAGGGGTACCCGCTCGACGAGTTCCTCAAGCGCAAGGGCTGCCCGACCGTTCCGCAGGTGCTCCGCATCGTCCGGGAGACCGCCGCCGGGCTGGCCGCGGCCCACAAGATCGGCCTCGTCCACCGCGACATCAAGCCCGGGAACCTGTGGCTCGAGGCCCCCGGCGGGCGGGTCAAGGTGCTCGACTTCGGGCTGGCGAAACCGGTCCACACCGCGGCCGAACTGACCGCGCGCGGCATGGTGGTGGGCACCCCGGCGTACATGTCCCCGGAGCAGGCCCGCGGGCACACCGTCGACGCCCGGTCCGACCTGTTCAGCCTCGGGGCGGTGATGTACCGGCTCTGCACCAACCGGCTCCCGTTCGAGGGGCCGACCGCGATGGCGGTGCTCATGGCCCTCGGCACCGAGGAGCCGGTGCCGGTGCGCGAGCGGAACCCGGCCGTGCCCGAACCGGTGGCGGCCCTCGTCCACCAGTTGCTCGCCAAGGCGCCGGCCGACCGGCCGCAGTCGGCCGCCGAGGTGTTGAAGCGGGTCCAGGCGGTCGCCCAGGGGACCGGCGCGTCCCAGGTCGTCGTGACCCCCGCGCCGCGGGTGGTGTACGTCCCGATCCACGTGACGGCCGTCGCGGCGGCGAACCCGTTCACGGATCTGGACGCGCCCGTGGCCGAACCGGCCCCGCCGGCGCCGGTCGCGGCCCCGGACGCGCCCCCGGCCCCGAAAAAGGCCCGCCGCTCGTGGCTGTGGCCCGCGGTCGGGGCCGCGGTCGCACTCGCGGCGGCCGCCGTCGCGGCGGCCGCCGTCATCGGGAACACGAGCGCGGGGCCGAAGCCCGAGGCCCCCGACAGCACACCCGTTGCGACGAAGGGCAGGGACGAGAGGCCCCCGCTCGCGGCCGGGCCGAAGCCGGCCACGGGCGAGCCCGACCGCAAAGCGGCCGAATGGGTGCTGTCGCTCGGCGGGGCGGTGCGGGTGGACGGGCAGCCCCACTTCATCAGTTACGCGGCCGAGCTGCCCAAGGGCCGGTACACCCTGACGACTGCGAACCTGGCCGGCATGGCCGTGACGGACGACGACCTGGCCCGCCTCAAGGACTGCAAGGGGTTGACCGGCGTCGCGCTTCAGGAGACCAAGGTCACGGACGCCGGGTTGGCCCACCTCAAGGACGTTCCGGGGCTCCAGCTCCTCAACTTCGACGGCACGGCGCTAACGGACGCCGGCGCGGCGCAGATCAAGCGGCACTCCAAACTGACGGTGCTCTACCTGAGCCGCACGAAGGTGTCGGACGCCGGGCTGGCCCACCTCAAGGAGCTCCCGGGGCTCCAGGAACTCTACCTGAACGACACGCGGGTCACCGACGCCGGGCTGGCGCACCTCACGGACCTCAAAGCCCTATCGGTACTCGCCCTGAGCAGCACCGCGGTCACGGACGCCGGCCTGACCCGCGTCAAAGAGCTCCGGGAGCTGACCCAACTCTTCTTGTCCGCAACGAGCGTTTCGGATACCGGACTGGCCCAACTCAAAGAGCTCAAGAGGCTCAAGGTGCTCGAGCTGAACGAGACCCCGGTGACCGACGCCGGGCCGGATCACATCAAGGGCCTAAACCAGTTGGAGAGCCTGTCCGTCCGCGGTACGAAGGTGACGGACGCCGGCCTGGCCCACCTCGCGGGCCACCCGAGTTTGAGGAGCCTCCGCCTCACCTCGACCGCGGTGACGGACACCGGGATGGCCCACCTCAGAACCCTCCGCGCGCTGTCCGAACTCCATCTGGACATCACGGAGGTGACGGACGCGGGGCTGGTGCACCTCAACGGGCGGGCCGGCCTCGCCTACCTGAACGTCAGCAAGACCCGTGTCACGGAGCGGGGGGCGCGGGCGCTCCATGCGAGCGTACCGGGGTGCCAGATCATCTCCGACGCCGGCATCTTCAGTGCCCCGAGCCCGGACCGCGCGGCCGCCGATTGGGTCCGGTCGATCGGCGGCGCGGCCCGCGGCCGCCCGGGGCCGAACGACGCGTTCGCCCTCACGCGGGTCAACATCAGCCGCGCCCATTTTGGTGACCCCGAACTGGTCTACCTCAAGAACCTCAAGGAGCTGGAACAGCTCCACCTGGACGATACGCCGGTGACGGACGCCGGCCTCGCCCGCCTCAAAGACCTCAAGACGCTGAAGGTCCTCGACCTCAGCGGGACCGCGCTGACGGACGCCGGCCTCGCCCACCTCAACGGGTTCGAGCACCTGCACTGGCTGCACCTGGGCCGCACCGCGCTGACGGACGCCGGGCTGGACCGCCTGAAGGAACTGAAGGGGCTAAAGCTCGTTCACGTCGGCGGAACGATGGTCACGGAACCGGGAATCAAGGAGTTCCAGGCCGCGGTGCCGGGGTGCGTGGTCGAGCGCGAGGGCGGTCTCGTCCCGCCCGGGGACTACGACCGGGCGACCGCCGAGTGGGTGCTGTCGTGCGGCGGGACGGTTCGCATCAGGGGGCAGGACCGCGAAATCAAGGCCGGGGCCGACCTGCCCGGGGACCGGTTCGTGCTCACCGGGGCGGACCTGTCGAAGCGACCGGTGGCGGACGCCCACCTGGTCCGGTTCAGGAACTGTGCGGGCCTGACCTCGCTCTCCCTGCAGGAAACGAAGGTGACCGCCGCCGGGCTCGCGCACCTCACGGGGCTGAAGGGGCTGAAAGAACTTCACGTCACCGAGACGGGAGTGACGGCAACGGCGCTGGCCGAGTTCCGCGCCGCCGTGCCGGGGTGCCGGATCGAGTCCGACGGTACGAGCGAGCGGAAGAAGTAG
- a CDS encoding RNA polymerase sigma factor, translating to MDDTPFTAVDRDLLKRCLHREPGSWNDFVDRFLSLIYHTIGYTAHLRSVRVGPEDVEDIAAEVLLQIVASDFKVLREFRKESSLATYLTVIARRICVHELVRRQKVRDAIKRGDSRLAEPEPDDAPAAQKGMESLEEVEKLLRRLSGREREIVRLYYLEGRTYEEISTETDVPVNTIGAILSRARKKLRDMAAPSASGVTAVLDSTPAPAAAKPKVAKATAKPAPPTASIRPTKPSRVKPKADPLSEQKAEADE from the coding sequence GTGGACGACACGCCGTTCACCGCGGTGGACCGTGACCTGCTCAAGCGGTGCCTGCACCGCGAGCCGGGGTCGTGGAACGATTTCGTGGACCGCTTCCTCAGCCTGATCTACCACACCATCGGGTACACCGCGCACCTGCGGAGCGTGCGGGTCGGCCCCGAGGACGTGGAAGACATCGCCGCCGAAGTGTTGCTCCAGATCGTCGCCTCCGACTTCAAGGTGCTCCGCGAGTTCCGCAAGGAGTCGAGCCTCGCCACGTACCTGACCGTGATCGCCCGCCGCATCTGCGTTCACGAACTGGTGCGGCGGCAGAAGGTGCGCGACGCGATCAAGCGCGGCGACTCGCGCCTGGCCGAGCCCGAGCCGGACGACGCCCCGGCGGCCCAGAAGGGCATGGAGAGCCTGGAGGAGGTCGAAAAGCTGCTCCGCCGATTGTCCGGGCGCGAGCGGGAGATCGTCCGCCTCTACTACCTCGAGGGCCGCACCTACGAGGAGATCAGCACCGAGACCGACGTGCCGGTGAACACCATCGGTGCGATCCTGTCGCGGGCGCGGAAGAAGCTCCGCGACATGGCCGCCCCGTCCGCCTCGGGGGTGACGGCCGTCCTCGACTCAACGCCCGCCCCTGCCGCGGCCAAGCCAAAGGTCGCCAAGGCGACCGCCAAGCCGGCGCCACCGACCGCGTCCATCCGGCCGACCAAGCCCTCCCGGGTGAAGCCGAAGGCCGACCCGCTCTCGGAGCAGAAGGCCGAAGCGGACGAGTAA
- a CDS encoding Uma2 family endonuclease: MWSPHNRLQPMEDKRDFYEKYGAEEYYVIYPEFPSHAEGWRRENGTFVRIAEINGHVSARLGIRFVLAAGDLTVFGPDGRLFLTPAELVEERNAAQRTAEEQRLKAEQQHLRAEEEARRAEEQRQRADRLAARLRELGVDPNEG, translated from the coding sequence GTGTGGTCGCCCCACAATCGCCTCCAGCCGATGGAAGACAAGCGCGACTTTTATGAGAAGTACGGGGCCGAAGAGTACTACGTCATCTACCCGGAGTTTCCGTCCCACGCGGAAGGCTGGCGGCGTGAGAACGGAACATTCGTTCGTATCGCAGAGATAAACGGGCACGTCAGCGCGCGGCTCGGGATTCGGTTCGTACTCGCCGCCGGTGACCTCACGGTGTTCGGTCCGGACGGTCGGTTGTTCCTGACTCCGGCCGAACTCGTCGAGGAGCGAAACGCTGCCCAACGCACGGCTGAAGAGCAGCGACTGAAAGCGGAGCAACAGCATCTCCGGGCCGAAGAAGAAGCCAGACGGGCCGAGGAACAGCGACAGCGTGCGGACCGACTGGCCGCACGGCTCCGCGAGCTGGGCGTGGACCCGAACGAGGGGTAA